A portion of the Ricinus communis isolate WT05 ecotype wild-type chromosome 10, ASM1957865v1, whole genome shotgun sequence genome contains these proteins:
- the LOC8286649 gene encoding L-galactono-1,4-lactone dehydrogenase, mitochondrial yields the protein MIPKNHTKPLSLSIFSTHSLPTHCSRKEEKMLRFLSLRRSLHHHHASKPLNSSSTLKHPFNPARTLSTSSTSSTSSTSSSSSLSDAELRKYLGYTALLLFSGAATYYSFPFSDTAKHKKAQIFRYAPLPEDLHTVSNWSGTHEVQTRDFHQPEDLHQLEELVKDSNEKRAKIRPVGSGLSPNGIGLARGGMVNLGLMDKVLEVDQEKKRVRVEAGIRVQELVDGIKDFGITLQNFASIREQQIGGIIQVGAHGTGARLPPIDEQVISMKLVTPAKGTIEISKEKDPELFYLARCGLGGLGVVAEVTLQCVERQELVEHTYISNMKDIKKNHKKLLSENKHVKYLYIPYTDSVVVVTCNPVSKWKGPPKFKPKYSQDEAIQHVRDLYKESLEKYRTGVVAGKSVDNDEMDINELSFTELRDKLLALAPLNKDHVIKVNLAEAEFWRKSEGYRVGWSDEILGFDCGGQQWVSETCFPAGTLSKPSMKDLEYIEELKQLIEKEEIPAPAPIEQRWTARSQSSMSPASSSAEDDIFSWVGIIMYLPTMDARQRKDITEEFFHYRHLTQAQLWDKYSCFEHWAKIEVPKDKEEIAALQARLRKRFPVDAYNKARKELDPNRILSNNILEKLFPLSDTI from the exons ATGATTCCAAAAAACCACACAAAACCCCTCTCGCTCTCTATTTTTTCCACTCATTCACTGCCCACCCACTGCTccagaaaagaagagaaaatgtTGAGATTCCTGTCTCTCAGACGTTCTCTCCACCATCACCACGCTAGTAAACCTCTCAACAGCTCCTCCACTTTGAAGCACCCATTTAACCCGGCACGCACATTATCAACGtcatcaacatcatcaacatcatcaacatcatcgtcatcatcattatcagaTGCAGAGCTCCGTAAGTATCTGGGGTACACAGCACTTCTCCTATTCTCAGGAGCAGCCACGTACTACTCCTTTCCTTTCTCTGACACTGCCAAACACAAAAAAGCTCAAATCTTTCGCTACGCTCCATTACCAGAAGACCTCCACACTGTCTCTAATTGGAGCGGGACCCACGAGGTCCAGACACGGGATTTTCACCAGCCTGAGGACCTTCACCAATTGGAGGAGTTGGTTAAGGATTCTAATGAGAAACGGGCTAAGATTCGACCTGTTGGTTCTGGGTTGTCTCCTAATGGGATTGGGCTAGCACGTGGTGGTATGGTGAATTTGGGTTTGATGGATAAGGTTTTGGAGGTTGATCAAGAGAAGAAGAGAGTTAGAGTTGAAGCTGGGATTAGGGTTCAAGAGTTAGTTGATGGGATTAAAGATTTTGGCATTACTTTGCAGAATTTTGCTTCAATTAGAGAGCAACAGATTGGTGGTATTATTCag GTGGGCGCACATGGCACTGGTGCAAGGTTGCCACCTATTGATGAGCAGGTCATCAGCATGAAACTGGTTACTCCTGCCAAAGGAACAATTGAGAtttcaaaagagaaagatCCAGAACTATTTTATCTAGCTCGCTGTGGTCTTGGGGGCCTTGGAGTGGTTGCTGAAGTTACCTTACAATGTGTTGAGAGGCAAGAGCTCGTAGAGCATACTTATATCTCAAACATGAAAGATATCAAGAAAAATCACAA GAAGTTGCTATCTGAGAATAAGCATGTGAAATACCTATATATCCCATACACCGACAGTGTTGTGGTTGTGACATGCAACCCTGTTTCAAAATGGAAGGGTCCACCAAAATTCAAACCCAAATATAGTCAAGATGAGGCTATACAGCATGTTCGTGACCTTTACAAGGAGTCTCTTGAAAAGTACAG GACTGGAGTAGTAGCAGGTAAATCTGTAGACAATGATGAAATGGACATAAATGAACTTTCATTCACAGAGTTAAGAGATAAACTGCTTGCTCTTGCTCCTCTCAACAAAGACCATGTCATAAAGGTTAATCTTGCTGAGGCTGAGTTCTGGAGGAAGTCAGAAGGATACAGAGTGGGGTGGAGTGATGAAATTCTGGGCTTTGATTGTGGCGGCCAACAGTGGGTATCAGAAACTTGTTTCCCTGCTGGCACCCTCTCCAAGCCTAGCATGAAAGACCTTGAATACATAGAAGAGTTGAAGCAGCtcatagaaaaagaagaaataccTGCACCTGCTCCAATAGAGCAGCGCTGGACAGCTCGCAGCCAGAGCTCCATGAGTCCTGCTTCAAGCTCAGCTGAAGACGATATATTCTCATGG GTTGGAATAATCATGTATCTTCCAACAATGGATGCTCGCCAAAGAAAGGACATCACAGAGGAATTCTTCCACTACAGACATCTAACACAGGCACAGTTGTGGGACAAGTATTCTTGTTTTGAACATTGGGCCAAGATCGAG GTTCCAAAGGACAAGGAAGAGATTGCAGCTCTCCAAGCAAGGCTAAGAAAGCGTTTTCCTGTTGATGCATATAACAAGGCACGAAAGGAGTTGGATCCCAACAGAATCctttctaataatattttggaaAAGCTGTTCCCTTTATCGGACACCATCTGA